CATCCGGTCGGGAGGTGCAGCGTCACTCTTCGTGCCGAGGACGCGACCCGGGCGGGCACGGCGATCAGCTTGCGGCGGATGGTCGCGGTGGTGGCCTTGGCGAGTCCCGGGCCGGTGATGGTCGCGGCTGCTCTGGTCAGGTTGAACGCTATGACGGCCAGCACGAGCCAGGCGGCGTTCGCTGCGAACTTTCCCGATGGCAGATGCGCGAGGGCGGAGCCCTTGAGGTCGGAGTGGACCTGTTCGATGATCGCGTGGCCGCGGTGGGTCTTGTCCGCGGCCACCGTGCCGGCCACGGCCGGGTCTGTGGTGGTGAAGAAGGCGTGGAAGCGCCAGGTGTCGAACAACGTCTCCTGACCATTCTTGGCGGACGTGTTGAGGTCGGGGATCCGGCGGACCACGAGCCGTCCGGTGACTTGGTCGGCTTTCTTCTTGGAAGTGAACGCGGTGAACGGAATCTCGGCGACCTCGGCGCGGGAGACCCACGTGTTGGTGGGTTCATCGAAGACGGCGTCGGTGTACTCGATGGTGGTCCAGGCATCGTCACCGATGGTGGCGATCGCCGCCTTGACCTTGGGATCCATTCGCACGGTGACCGAGATGTCGGCGCCACCGCGCAACGCCGCGTTGACCACCTCGGCGCCGTAGAACGCGGAGTCGGCTCGCAGCATCGGGCGCAGATCGGACTTGGCGGGCAGTTTGCTGGTGGTCTTCAACGCGTCGGCGACCAGGCGTTTCGCGCCCCGCGGTGAACCACATGATCCCTTCCGGAGCCGGTGGGCCACGATCACCGGCGCGGACTGGCTCGTGGACACGACAGCGAGCAGCGCGTTGAGCCCACGCACGCCGGAGTAGCCGTAGCCAGAGCCCTGCTTGGCGTGCCCGTGGACCTCGACGATGGTGTCGTCGATGTCGATCATCACCCGCTCGCTGGTGTCAGGTGAGGTCACGATCAGCGGTGCCTGCTCGGCCAGCCCGGCCAAGAACCTCGAGGCGACAGCGTCGAGCTGGCGGACGTGGCCGAAGCTGAACGTGCGCAGGAACGAACCCAGCGTCGAGGGCGCGTAGGCGTTCGTGAACACCCGGCCCATCCCGCCGTGACGGAGCAGCGCCATGTCATCGATGCTGTCCGCGCCGGCGACCATCCCGGCGACCAGCGAGGACACCTTCAACCCCGCGTTCGCGCCCTTGTCGGTCGGCACAGTGAGGTGGGCTTGGGCCAGTTCCTGGAGTCCCGCGGATCGGGCCAGCGCGAGGACCGGGACCAGCCCGGCCGACGACACGAGATTGGGATCATC
This is a stretch of genomic DNA from Nocardioides sp. InS609-2. It encodes these proteins:
- a CDS encoding IS1380 family transposase gives rise to the protein MQLCHTPRATSAVFDDPNLVSSAGLVPVLALARSAGLQELAQAHLTVPTDKGANAGLKVSSLVAGMVAGADSIDDMALLRHGGMGRVFTNAYAPSTLGSFLRTFSFGHVRQLDAVASRFLAGLAEQAPLIVTSPDTSERVMIDIDDTIVEVHGHAKQGSGYGYSGVRGLNALLAVVSTSQSAPVIVAHRLRKGSCGSPRGAKRLVADALKTTSKLPAKSDLRPMLRADSAFYGAEVVNAALRGGADISVTVRMDPKVKAAIATIGDDAWTTIEYTDAVFDEPTNTWVSRAEVAEIPFTAFTSKKKADQVTGRLVVRRIPDLNTSAKNGQETLFDTWRFHAFFTTTDPAVAGTVAADKTHRGHAIIEQVHSDLKGSALAHLPSGKFAANAAWLVLAVIAFNLTRAAATITGPGLAKATTATIRRKLIAVPARVASSARRVTLHLPTGWPCETAWSELFNRACGPTPAPTT